A genome region from Chlorobaculum tepidum TLS includes the following:
- a CDS encoding methyltransferase family protein, which translates to MEKESGKSKRFGQRGEHLVIIQMALVAIYFFTPAWPDLRSGELYRHLALVRWIGLVAGMAGGAVFGIGGSLNIRKYLTPLPYPVEHSRLVDTGVYALVRHPLYSSQLFAAAGWTIFSLSLTHLIVTLVALIFFNYKASKEEAWLMERHPEYRKYASRVGKFVPGFGRLKA; encoded by the coding sequence ATGGAAAAGGAATCCGGCAAATCGAAACGTTTTGGACAACGCGGAGAACATCTGGTCATCATCCAGATGGCGCTCGTGGCGATCTATTTTTTCACTCCTGCCTGGCCTGATCTGCGCAGCGGAGAACTTTACCGTCACCTCGCGCTGGTGCGCTGGATCGGCCTGGTTGCCGGAATGGCCGGCGGAGCCGTGTTCGGCATCGGCGGCTCACTGAACATCCGCAAGTACCTCACGCCGCTGCCCTACCCGGTCGAGCACAGCAGACTGGTCGATACCGGCGTTTACGCTCTGGTGCGCCATCCGCTCTACAGCTCTCAGCTCTTTGCCGCCGCGGGATGGACCATCTTCTCCCTGAGCCTCACGCACCTGATCGTCACCCTTGTGGCATTGATTTTCTTTAACTATAAAGCCTCGAAAGAGGAAGCGTGGCTGATGGAGCGCCACCCGGAGTACCGAAAATACGCCTCAAGAGTGGGCAAGTTCGTGCCGGGTTTTGGGCGGTTGAAAGCGTAG
- the elbB gene encoding isoprenoid biosynthesis glyoxalase ElbB gives MKKIGVILSGCGVYDGTEIHEAVLTLLALDKAQAKAVCFAPDIAQRHVVNHLTGEISENETRNVLVESARIARGSIRNLRDIDTMILDGLIIPGGYGAAKNLSDYAVTGANCEVLPEVADAVMRFRKRGKPLGFLCIAPVIAAKLFGSEGVEVTIGSDEQTAADIAAMGAKHVPAAVEEIIVSPDAKIVTTPAYMLGPGISDIAKGIDKLVAKVLELA, from the coding sequence ATGAAAAAGATTGGAGTGATCCTTTCAGGGTGTGGCGTCTATGACGGAACGGAAATCCATGAAGCGGTACTGACCCTGCTGGCGCTCGACAAGGCGCAGGCCAAAGCGGTCTGCTTCGCACCCGACATTGCTCAGCGCCATGTAGTCAATCATCTCACGGGCGAAATATCGGAAAACGAAACGCGAAACGTGCTGGTCGAATCGGCCCGCATCGCGCGTGGTTCGATCCGGAACCTGCGGGACATCGACACGATGATCCTCGACGGCCTCATCATCCCCGGCGGCTACGGCGCGGCAAAGAATCTCAGCGATTACGCCGTCACCGGTGCGAACTGCGAAGTGCTTCCGGAGGTCGCCGATGCGGTCATGCGGTTCCGCAAAAGAGGAAAACCACTCGGCTTCCTCTGCATTGCGCCGGTCATCGCGGCAAAGCTGTTTGGCTCGGAGGGGGTCGAAGTGACCATCGGCAGCGATGAGCAAACGGCGGCGGACATCGCAGCGATGGGAGCGAAACATGTGCCGGCAGCGGTCGAGGAGATCATCGTCAGCCCCGACGCGAAAATCGTCACCACCCCGGCCTACATGCTCGGCCCCGGCATCAGCGACATTGCCAAAGGCATCGACAAACTGGTTGCCAAAGTGCTCGAACTGGCGTGA
- a CDS encoding fibrobacter succinogenes major paralogous domain-containing protein encodes MIKKFFAALQRRDPFLLFVVVLLLVTGCVKRDKRIRSITIGEQVWMAENLATDCYRNGDPIRHAKSVEEWNDAISRQEGAWCDYDNDPASGRLYNWFAVADPRGLAPVGWHVPNDEEWRELEAATGGRGFETAFTGSRNCLGLFFGQGSTAFFWAATPSGEFDAWNREISKTGGKMQRVSVAKGLGLSVRCVKDN; translated from the coding sequence ATGATCAAAAAATTTTTCGCGGCGCTCCAGCGTAGAGATCCGTTTTTGCTGTTTGTCGTGGTGTTGCTGTTGGTGACCGGCTGCGTAAAGCGGGACAAGCGCATACGGAGCATCACCATCGGCGAGCAGGTCTGGATGGCTGAAAACCTCGCCACCGACTGCTACCGCAACGGTGATCCGATTCGTCACGCGAAGAGCGTTGAGGAGTGGAACGACGCGATCTCGAGGCAGGAGGGGGCGTGGTGCGACTACGATAACGATCCTGCCAGCGGTCGCCTTTACAACTGGTTCGCCGTCGCCGACCCGCGCGGCCTTGCGCCCGTCGGCTGGCATGTGCCGAACGACGAAGAGTGGCGCGAACTCGAAGCGGCAACGGGCGGACGTGGTTTTGAGACCGCCTTCACCGGAAGCCGCAACTGCCTCGGCCTTTTCTTTGGCCAAGGCAGTACCGCCTTTTTCTGGGCGGCCACGCCTTCAGGCGAGTTCGACGCCTGGAACCGCGAAATCAGCAAAACAGGCGGGAAAATGCAGCGGGTCAGCGTAGCCAAAGGGTTGGGCCTTTCGGTGCGATGCGTGAAGGACAATTGA
- the lpxK gene encoding tetraacyldisaccharide 4'-kinase, producing MHNRSAAILLRPAAALYGMVMSLRNCLYDQGIFKSWHSPIPVVSVGNITTGGTGKTPLVDWIVKFYEASGIATAIVSRGYGRRTKGVQLVSDGGRLLLGSRDAGDETAMLAARNPRTIVVVAEKRVEGVQFLMHQFADRLPGVIVLDDAFQHRKIARDLDIVVVNAGAPEEIDAMLPAGRLREPLRGLRRAHLIILGKITDDANSATLLQTLRETGKPVIRSKIKPGKLIHVDGSENETNESVKTLAFAGIGAPEGFLHSLKTAGIKIAATKFFRDHEPYTESAIRSIIGEAKRQGLVPVTTEKDWFRIADEPELAEMLRQVGCRYLTITPEFPDGTQELERQLLDVLKR from the coding sequence ATGCATAACCGCAGCGCCGCCATCCTCCTGCGCCCCGCCGCCGCACTCTACGGCATGGTGATGAGCCTGCGCAACTGCCTCTACGACCAGGGGATTTTCAAGAGCTGGCATTCGCCGATTCCTGTGGTTTCTGTCGGCAACATCACCACCGGTGGCACCGGCAAAACCCCGCTCGTGGACTGGATCGTCAAGTTCTACGAAGCTTCCGGGATTGCAACAGCAATCGTATCGCGGGGTTACGGACGCCGGACAAAAGGCGTACAGCTCGTCTCGGATGGCGGCCGCCTGCTGCTCGGCAGCCGCGACGCGGGCGACGAAACCGCGATGCTCGCCGCGCGAAATCCCCGCACCATCGTGGTGGTCGCCGAAAAGCGCGTCGAAGGCGTGCAATTCCTGATGCACCAGTTCGCCGACCGCCTGCCCGGTGTGATCGTACTCGACGACGCATTCCAGCACCGCAAGATCGCGCGAGACCTCGACATCGTGGTGGTCAACGCCGGAGCGCCGGAGGAGATCGACGCAATGCTGCCCGCCGGACGTTTGCGCGAACCACTGCGAGGATTACGTCGCGCACACCTCATCATCCTCGGCAAAATCACCGACGACGCCAACTCCGCGACGCTGCTCCAGACATTGCGTGAGACCGGCAAACCGGTGATCCGCTCGAAGATCAAACCAGGTAAACTGATACATGTGGATGGATCGGAAAACGAAACGAATGAATCCGTCAAGACCCTCGCCTTCGCCGGAATCGGCGCACCGGAAGGGTTCCTGCACAGCCTCAAAACGGCAGGAATAAAGATTGCTGCAACAAAGTTTTTCCGGGACCACGAGCCTTATACAGAATCGGCGATCCGCTCGATCATCGGCGAAGCGAAGCGGCAAGGCCTCGTACCGGTCACAACTGAGAAAGACTGGTTCCGCATCGCGGATGAGCCGGAGCTTGCCGAAATGCTCCGGCAGGTAGGCTGCCGCTATCTGACGATTACCCCCGAATTCCCGGACGGGACGCAGGAGTTGGAGAGGCAGTTGCTGGATGTGTTGAAGCGCTGA
- the ppdK gene encoding pyruvate, phosphate dikinase, with amino-acid sequence MPNSHANEESAAAKKYIYSFAGGAAEGDASMKNLLGGKGANLAEMANIGLPVPPGFTLSTEVCAYYYDHQKTYPANLFETEIPAALKKVEDYLGKKFGDPENPLLVSVRSGARASMPGMMDTILNLGLNDKTVEGLARKSGNPRFAWDCYRRFVSMYGDVVLDLKPADKKQIDPFEEILEQKKQELGIHLDTELGVDDLKDLVGKYKKAILEKTGKTFPENPEEQLRGAISAVFNSWNNERAIVYRKLNHIPGWWGTACNVQAMVFGNMGEDCGTGVAFTRDAATGDNIFYGEFLMNAQGEDVVAGTRTPLKIEQLAQEKPAIYNQLEEIRSILEKHYRDMMDIEFTIENDKLFMLQCRVGKRTGLAAIKIAVDMYNEGLIDEKEVLRRIEPEQLNQLLRPVFDLKEKKAAIDSGRLLATGLNAGPGAATGRVYFNADDAMEANARGEKVILVRIETSPEDIKGMNAAEGILTERGGMTSHAALVARQMGKVCVAGCGTLRIDYKAGEMRVAGKDIVIKEGEYISIDGTTGEVIAGEVKTKNSEILEVLIDKTLDPADAPTFRIYNQLMQWADKYRKLNIRTNADQPDQAEIAITFGAEGIGLCRTEHMFFGGDRIDAMREMILADDIAGRKVALDKLLPYQRDDFYGLFKAMGSRPVTVRLLDPPLHEFLPHTDAEIDDLAGKIGKTSAEIKARIESLHEFNPMLGLRGCRLGILHPEIIVMQVRAIIEAACRIKQEGQEIVPEIMVPLVSTVKELEITSEVIHKTARSVISEQGVGVKYLVGTMIEVPRAAITSDQIAQAADFFSYGTNDLTQMGLGMSRDDSGQFLPIYQQQEIFARNPFESIDIDGVGRLVSISAKEGRSVKPDLKLGICGEHGGDPATVEFCHKTGLNYVSCSPFRVPIARLAAARAALL; translated from the coding sequence ATGCCGAACTCGCACGCTAACGAAGAATCCGCCGCAGCCAAGAAGTACATTTACAGCTTTGCCGGCGGCGCCGCAGAAGGTGATGCCTCAATGAAAAATCTCCTCGGAGGCAAAGGAGCAAACCTGGCTGAAATGGCCAACATCGGCCTGCCGGTACCTCCCGGCTTCACTCTCTCCACCGAGGTCTGCGCCTATTACTACGATCATCAGAAAACTTACCCTGCAAACCTCTTCGAAACTGAAATTCCGGCAGCGCTAAAAAAAGTCGAGGACTATCTCGGAAAGAAGTTCGGCGACCCCGAAAACCCGCTCCTTGTCTCCGTCCGCTCCGGCGCACGCGCCTCGATGCCCGGCATGATGGACACGATCCTCAACCTCGGCCTCAACGACAAGACCGTCGAAGGGCTGGCCCGCAAATCGGGCAACCCCCGCTTCGCCTGGGACTGCTACCGCCGCTTCGTGTCGATGTACGGCGACGTCGTGCTCGACCTCAAACCGGCTGACAAAAAGCAGATTGATCCCTTCGAAGAGATTCTCGAACAGAAAAAGCAAGAGCTCGGCATCCACCTCGACACGGAACTTGGTGTCGATGACCTCAAAGACCTCGTAGGCAAATACAAAAAAGCGATCCTCGAAAAGACCGGTAAAACCTTCCCCGAAAATCCGGAAGAGCAGCTTCGCGGCGCTATCAGCGCGGTGTTCAACAGCTGGAACAACGAGCGCGCCATCGTCTATCGCAAGCTGAACCACATCCCCGGCTGGTGGGGCACCGCCTGCAACGTACAGGCGATGGTGTTCGGCAACATGGGCGAAGACTGCGGCACCGGCGTGGCCTTCACCCGCGACGCAGCGACTGGCGACAACATCTTCTATGGCGAGTTCCTCATGAACGCCCAGGGTGAGGATGTGGTGGCCGGCACCCGCACGCCGCTGAAAATCGAGCAGCTCGCACAGGAAAAGCCTGCCATCTACAACCAGCTCGAAGAGATTCGTTCGATCCTCGAAAAGCACTACCGCGACATGATGGACATCGAGTTCACCATCGAGAACGACAAGCTCTTCATGTTGCAGTGCCGCGTCGGCAAGCGCACCGGTTTGGCCGCCATCAAGATCGCTGTTGACATGTACAACGAAGGTCTGATCGACGAGAAAGAGGTGCTGCGCCGTATCGAACCCGAGCAGCTCAACCAGCTTCTCCGTCCTGTTTTCGACCTCAAGGAAAAGAAAGCCGCCATCGACAGCGGACGCCTGCTCGCCACCGGCCTCAACGCCGGGCCTGGCGCTGCCACAGGCCGCGTCTACTTCAACGCTGACGACGCGATGGAAGCCAACGCGCGTGGCGAAAAGGTGATTCTGGTCAGAATCGAAACCTCTCCAGAAGACATCAAAGGCATGAACGCCGCCGAGGGTATCCTCACCGAGCGTGGCGGCATGACTTCGCACGCAGCACTCGTCGCCCGTCAGATGGGCAAGGTCTGCGTCGCTGGCTGCGGCACGCTCCGCATCGACTACAAGGCTGGTGAAATGCGTGTCGCAGGCAAGGATATCGTCATCAAGGAGGGCGAGTACATCTCCATCGACGGCACCACGGGCGAGGTCATCGCCGGTGAGGTCAAGACCAAAAACTCCGAAATTCTCGAAGTGCTGATCGACAAGACCCTCGACCCGGCGGACGCTCCGACCTTCAGGATTTACAACCAGCTCATGCAGTGGGCCGACAAGTACCGCAAGCTCAACATCCGCACCAACGCCGACCAGCCCGACCAGGCTGAAATCGCCATCACCTTCGGCGCGGAGGGCATCGGCCTGTGCCGCACCGAACACATGTTCTTCGGCGGCGACCGCATCGACGCCATGCGCGAAATGATTCTGGCCGACGACATCGCGGGCCGCAAGGTGGCGCTCGACAAGCTGCTTCCCTACCAGCGCGACGACTTCTACGGTCTCTTCAAGGCGATGGGTTCGCGCCCGGTCACGGTGCGCCTGCTCGATCCGCCGCTGCACGAATTCCTGCCGCACACCGACGCCGAAATTGATGACCTGGCTGGCAAGATCGGCAAGACCAGCGCCGAGATCAAGGCCCGCATCGAGAGCCTGCACGAGTTCAACCCGATGCTCGGCCTGCGTGGCTGCCGCCTCGGCATTCTGCACCCGGAGATCATCGTCATGCAGGTGCGCGCCATCATCGAAGCCGCCTGCCGCATCAAGCAGGAGGGACAGGAGATCGTGCCGGAAATCATGGTTCCGCTGGTCAGCACCGTCAAGGAGCTCGAAATCACCAGCGAAGTGATTCACAAGACCGCCCGCAGCGTCATTTCCGAGCAGGGAGTCGGCGTGAAGTACCTGGTCGGCACCATGATCGAGGTGCCGCGCGCAGCCATCACCTCCGACCAGATCGCGCAGGCCGCCGACTTCTTCAGCTACGGCACCAACGACCTGACCCAGATGGGCCTCGGCATGAGCCGCGACGACTCCGGCCAGTTCCTGCCGATCTACCAGCAGCAGGAGATTTTCGCCCGCAACCCGTTCGAGAGCATCGACATCGATGGCGTTGGCCGCTTGGTCAGCATCTCGGCCAAAGAGGGGCGCTCGGTCAAGCCGGACCTCAAACTCGGCATCTGCGGCGAGCACGGCGGCGACCCGGCCACGGTCGAGTTCTGCCACAAAACCGGTCTGAACTACGTCTCATGCAGCCCCTTCCGCGTGCCGATTGCACGCCTGGCGGCAGCCCGCGCGGCATTGCTCTGA
- a CDS encoding ABC transporter permease has translation MESLAVVFILQVLRISVPYLFASVGAIFSERGGVINLALEGLILAGAFGAMLGQYLTGSAWAGIGFALALGLVVSLLHAFVTITLRADQIVSGIAINILVMGATRFGLGLLFGSAMNSARIAGMEVSVPLFDPLLVIAVFTVGVAQFVLFRTPYGLRLRAAGESAKAVETAGLDVRRLRYSGVLISGALAALGGVFLAFQQHSFTDNMSAGRGYIALAAMIIGRWSPAGAALASLLFAAAEAMSMWLPSGWLPSQLVQSLPYLITLLVLAGFVGKSAPPKELGVPYEPE, from the coding sequence ATGGAGAGTTTGGCCGTTGTTTTCATTCTGCAGGTGCTCAGGATTTCAGTTCCCTATCTGTTCGCTTCGGTGGGGGCGATTTTTTCGGAGCGGGGCGGGGTCATCAATCTGGCGCTCGAAGGGTTGATCCTCGCGGGCGCGTTCGGCGCGATGCTCGGTCAGTACCTGACCGGCTCGGCCTGGGCGGGCATCGGGTTCGCGCTCGCGCTCGGCCTCGTTGTTTCGCTGCTGCACGCTTTCGTCACCATCACGCTTCGGGCCGACCAGATCGTCAGCGGCATCGCCATCAATATTCTTGTCATGGGCGCGACCCGCTTTGGCCTCGGGCTCCTTTTCGGCAGCGCGATGAACTCTGCTCGTATCGCCGGGATGGAGGTCTCCGTGCCGCTTTTCGATCCGCTGCTTGTCATCGCCGTGTTCACGGTCGGGGTGGCGCAGTTCGTGCTCTTCCGGACGCCATACGGCCTGCGGCTCCGGGCGGCAGGCGAGAGCGCCAAAGCGGTTGAGACGGCGGGCCTTGACGTGCGTCGCCTGCGCTACTCCGGCGTACTGATCTCTGGGGCGCTGGCGGCGCTCGGCGGCGTTTTTCTTGCCTTTCAGCAGCACAGCTTCACGGACAACATGTCCGCCGGGCGCGGTTACATCGCGCTGGCGGCGATGATTATCGGCAGGTGGTCGCCCGCCGGAGCCGCGCTGGCGAGCCTCCTCTTCGCCGCCGCCGAGGCGATGTCGATGTGGCTGCCCTCCGGCTGGCTCCCTTCGCAGCTCGTGCAGTCGCTGCCATACCTCATAACCCTGCTGGTGCTTGCCGGTTTCGTCGGCAAATCTGCGCCTCCGAAAGAGCTCGGCGTTCCCTACGAGCCGGAGTGA
- a CDS encoding plasma-membrane proton-efflux P-type ATPase: MDGQGRKSKEYEQKPVEETLSELKVDRTLGLDDKAVSERRSRFGFNEIEEKEEALWHRVFRRFWGPIPWMIEVAAILSAAVQKWEDFSIIFVMLLVNAGLDFMQEHRALNALKTLKQRLSKEVTVRRNGQFVRVPVRELVPGDIVKIRIGDIVPADVQLLDGDYLQIDQSALTGESLPVTRKTGAVAFANTIVKQGEMLAVVLNTGMNTSFSSVVALVAEAQRQERSHFQKMVIQIGNFLIMVTLVLVLLIVMVSLFRHEPLLDIIRFALVLSVAAIPVALPAVLSVTMAVGAMNLAKRQAIVSRLAAIEELAGVDIFCTDKTGTLTKNQMEVANPEVLEGFTEQELFLYAALASRPENNDPVELPIFSYLDTKLKSVDWKSWKQTSFTPFDPVSKRTEADAEKDGHTVHVVKGAPQVVIEMAGLDEARTRKLNDSVNELASKGYRTLGVGVKEGEGMFRMIGLIPLYDPPREDSKQVIDEMHKFGVKVKMVTGDNLAIAREIGGILGLEQKTIRSSQLSGASANELLNLAEVLATAIYRKLKGDVELREAKAFASDVMEQVGKLYDTRLLEREFIHTHESAIVEMIEDVDIFAEVVPEDKYRIVDTLQKGGHIVSMTGDGVNDAPALKKADCGIAVSNATDAARAAADIVLTAPGLSVINAAMQQARLTFARMKSYATFRIAETIRIILFMTLSIVVFNFYPITPLMIILLALLNDIPILAIAYDNSTIHPTPVRWKMQELLIIASSLGLFGVIASFLLFFLLQQYGFSEPMIQTLLFLKLIIAGHSTLYVTRSEGWFWQRPWPSPLLFGATFGTEILGTIFAVYGLFVTPIGWTYALLIWAYALLEFVINDAIKLAVKRVFLQRNHD, from the coding sequence ATGGACGGACAAGGCAGAAAAAGCAAGGAGTATGAACAAAAACCGGTTGAGGAGACGCTCAGCGAGCTGAAGGTTGACCGGACTCTCGGTCTTGATGACAAGGCGGTTTCCGAACGCCGGAGCCGGTTCGGCTTCAACGAGATCGAGGAGAAGGAGGAGGCACTGTGGCACCGCGTTTTCCGTCGATTCTGGGGGCCGATTCCGTGGATGATCGAGGTCGCGGCAATCCTCTCCGCAGCGGTGCAGAAGTGGGAGGATTTTAGCATCATTTTCGTGATGCTGCTGGTCAACGCGGGTCTCGATTTCATGCAGGAACACCGGGCGCTTAATGCGCTGAAGACGCTGAAGCAGCGCCTTTCCAAGGAGGTGACGGTGCGGCGCAACGGCCAGTTCGTGCGCGTTCCGGTGCGCGAGCTGGTGCCGGGCGACATTGTGAAAATCCGCATCGGCGACATCGTGCCCGCCGACGTGCAGTTGCTCGATGGCGACTACTTGCAGATCGACCAGTCCGCGCTGACCGGTGAATCGCTGCCGGTGACGCGCAAAACCGGCGCGGTGGCGTTCGCCAACACCATCGTCAAACAGGGTGAGATGCTCGCCGTGGTGCTCAACACCGGCATGAACACGAGCTTCTCGTCGGTGGTCGCCCTCGTCGCCGAAGCGCAGCGCCAGGAGCGCAGCCACTTCCAGAAGATGGTGATCCAGATCGGCAACTTCCTCATCATGGTGACGCTCGTGCTGGTGCTGCTGATCGTGATGGTCTCGCTCTTCCGCCACGAACCGCTGCTCGACATCATCCGCTTCGCGCTCGTCCTGAGCGTGGCGGCCATTCCGGTCGCCTTGCCCGCCGTGCTTTCGGTGACAATGGCCGTCGGCGCGATGAACCTCGCCAAGCGCCAGGCGATCGTCTCGCGTCTGGCGGCCATCGAGGAGCTGGCGGGGGTCGATATTTTCTGCACGGACAAGACCGGTACGCTCACCAAAAACCAGATGGAGGTGGCCAATCCTGAGGTGCTCGAAGGCTTCACCGAACAGGAGCTGTTCCTCTACGCCGCGCTCGCCTCGCGCCCCGAAAACAACGATCCGGTCGAGCTGCCAATCTTCAGTTATCTCGATACGAAGCTAAAGTCAGTTGACTGGAAGTCGTGGAAGCAGACGAGTTTCACGCCGTTCGACCCAGTCAGCAAGCGCACCGAGGCCGACGCCGAAAAGGATGGACACACGGTGCACGTGGTCAAGGGCGCGCCGCAGGTGGTGATCGAAATGGCCGGACTGGACGAGGCACGTACCCGGAAGCTCAACGATTCGGTGAACGAACTGGCTTCGAAAGGGTACCGAACGCTCGGCGTTGGCGTGAAGGAGGGCGAGGGCATGTTCCGCATGATTGGTCTGATTCCGCTCTACGATCCGCCGCGTGAAGACTCGAAGCAGGTGATCGACGAGATGCACAAGTTTGGCGTTAAGGTGAAGATGGTGACGGGCGATAACCTGGCCATCGCCCGCGAGATCGGTGGCATTCTTGGTCTCGAGCAGAAAACGATCCGCTCGTCGCAGCTTTCCGGCGCGTCGGCCAACGAATTGCTCAATCTTGCCGAAGTGCTTGCGACGGCGATCTACCGGAAGCTCAAAGGCGATGTGGAACTGCGGGAGGCCAAAGCGTTCGCTTCCGATGTGATGGAGCAGGTCGGCAAGCTCTACGACACCCGGTTGCTGGAGCGCGAGTTCATTCACACGCACGAATCGGCCATTGTGGAAATGATTGAGGATGTCGATATTTTCGCCGAGGTGGTGCCTGAGGACAAGTACCGCATCGTCGATACGCTGCAAAAAGGCGGGCATATCGTCTCTATGACCGGCGACGGCGTGAACGACGCGCCCGCGCTCAAGAAGGCCGACTGCGGCATCGCGGTCTCTAACGCCACCGACGCGGCCCGTGCGGCGGCGGACATCGTGCTCACCGCGCCCGGTCTGTCGGTCATCAACGCGGCGATGCAGCAGGCGCGGCTCACCTTCGCTCGCATGAAGAGCTACGCCACCTTTCGTATTGCCGAAACGATCCGCATCATTCTTTTCATGACGCTCTCGATCGTGGTGTTCAACTTCTATCCGATTACGCCGCTCATGATTATTTTGCTGGCGCTGCTCAACGATATCCCGATCCTCGCCATTGCTTACGACAACAGCACGATTCACCCAACGCCGGTGCGTTGGAAGATGCAGGAGCTGCTCATCATCGCCAGTTCGCTCGGTCTGTTCGGCGTTATCGCATCGTTCCTGCTCTTTTTCCTGTTGCAGCAATACGGCTTTTCGGAGCCGATGATCCAGACGCTGCTCTTCCTCAAGCTCATCATCGCCGGGCACAGCACCCTCTATGTTACCCGCTCGGAAGGCTGGTTCTGGCAGCGCCCGTGGCCCTCGCCGCTGCTCTTCGGCGCAACTTTTGGCACTGAGATTCTCGGTACGATTTTCGCCGTTTACGGCCTTTTCGTGACCCCCATCGGCTGGACCTACGCGCTTTTGATCTGGGCTTATGCTTTGCTTGAATTCGTCATCAACGACGCGATCAAGCTGGCTGTCAAGCGAGTCTTTCTGCAGCGCAACCACGACTGA
- a CDS encoding hydrolase, producing the protein MITPKETLLLVIDIQEKLAPAVFQSDRVIKNTGKLIRACKLLGVPVVHTEQYPKGLGRTVDELGVLIGDDLPFEKLSFSCCGNEEFMKRLRVLGCNDILVVGMETHVCVYQTCVELLEFGYNVHLVTDGVSSRTEENRALGIRCIERAGAVPTSTEMAMFELLRVAEGDTFKAISKIVKED; encoded by the coding sequence ATGATCACTCCGAAAGAAACTCTTCTGCTCGTCATCGATATTCAGGAAAAACTTGCTCCCGCCGTTTTTCAGTCGGATCGCGTCATAAAAAACACTGGCAAGCTGATCCGGGCGTGCAAGCTTCTCGGGGTGCCGGTGGTTCATACCGAACAGTATCCGAAAGGACTTGGTCGCACGGTCGATGAACTGGGCGTGCTGATTGGCGACGATTTGCCGTTCGAGAAGCTTTCGTTTAGTTGTTGCGGCAACGAAGAGTTCATGAAACGCCTTCGTGTGCTTGGCTGCAACGACATTCTCGTGGTTGGCATGGAGACTCATGTGTGCGTTTACCAGACCTGCGTGGAACTGCTTGAGTTTGGGTACAACGTGCATCTGGTCACCGATGGCGTGTCGTCGCGAACCGAGGAGAACCGCGCGCTCGGCATCCGCTGCATCGAACGCGCCGGGGCCGTGCCAACCAGCACCGAGATGGCAATGTTCGAACTCTTGCGTGTTGCTGAAGGTGATACCTTTAAAGCCATATCGAAAATCGTCAAGGAAGACTGA
- a CDS encoding YgaP family membrane protein, protein MKKNMGQKDRAVRAILGVAMLLYSIVFQNLVGLVGLIPIVTAIIGYCPLYEVLGVTTNKYAD, encoded by the coding sequence ATGAAGAAAAATATGGGCCAAAAAGATCGTGCCGTTCGTGCAATCCTGGGCGTGGCCATGCTGTTGTACAGCATTGTTTTCCAGAACCTTGTCGGCCTTGTCGGCCTGATTCCTATTGTCACGGCAATCATCGGTTATTGCCCGCTTTATGAGGTGCTCGGGGTTACCACCAACAAATATGCCGACTGA